A single window of Anomaloglossus baeobatrachus isolate aAnoBae1 chromosome 5, aAnoBae1.hap1, whole genome shotgun sequence DNA harbors:
- the CBX8 gene encoding chromobox protein homolog 8 isoform X2, with protein sequence MELSAVGERVFAAESLLKRRIRKGRMEYLVKWKGWSQKYSTWEPEENILDARLVAAFEDRERERELYGPKKRGPKPKTFLLKAQAKANAKTYEFRSESARGLRVPYPVHPSQDMQSKSREGLRSVPSSSQESSETTQVTLFKERLGSSDIREHYPLKIKKKRSHHAKLLHKANVQTLRMPPANHTSQTEQINNSAKAEDSGPLEYHSTHGVIQIARRQNSSDLGSSSKIEHCFISKEHGLGKSSTDTSLHRTKNKGDLFKDAVIPRTKINSECQEQVSNFYSEALIKRGRKPSLIARIPVARIFGEPEEEPWRPRVDNLEKVVVTDVTSNFLTVTIKESNTDQGFFKDKR encoded by the exons GGTCGAATGGAATATTTGGTGAAGTGGAAAGGCTGGTCTCAGAA aTACAGCACATGGGAACCTGAGGAAAACATCTTGGATGCTAGATTAGTTGCAGCTTTTGAGGACAG agagcgagaaagagaattGTATGGGCCAAAAAAAAGAGGTCCCAAGCCGAAGACTTTCCTTCTTAAG GCACAGGCCAAAGCCAATGCGAAGACGTATGAATTCCGCAGTGAGTCTGCGCGAGGTTTACGCGTTCCATATCCAGTTCATCCTTCTCAAGACATGCAGTCTAAGTCCAGAGAAGGTTTGAGAAGTGTTCCTTCCTCTTCCCAGGAGAGTAGTGAAACTACTCAAGTTACCCTCTTTAAAGAAAGGTTGGGAAGTTCAGATATCCGAGAACATTATCCTTTaaagattaaaaagaaaagaagtcatcATGCGAAACTCCTTCACAAGGCCAATGTTCAGACCTTGAGAATGCCACCTGCCAATCACACAAGTCAGACTGAGCAAATAAATAACTCTGCCAAAGCAGAGGATTCTGGACCACTAGAGTATCATTCCACACATGGTGTCATACAGATTGCGAGGCGTCAAAACTCCTCCGATTTGGGATCTTCAAGTAAGATTGAACATTGCTTCATATCTAAAGAACATGGTCTCGGAAAGTCAAGTACCGACACCTCTTTACATAGGACAAAGAACAAGGGTGACCTCTTCAAAGATGCTGTCATCCCTAGAACTAAGATCAACTCTGAATGCCAGGAACAGGTGTCTAACTTCTACAGTGAAGCACTAATAAAACGTGGGAGGAAGCCTTCTCTTATTGCCCGGATTCCTGTAGCCAGGATTTTTGGAGAGCCGGAAGAAGAACCATGGAGGCCTCGAGTAGACAACTTGGAGAAAGTAGTAGTGACAGATGTGACTTCTAATTTTCTGACTGTGACTATAAAAGAAAGCAACACAGACCAAGGCTTTTTTAAGGATAAACGATAA
- the CBX8 gene encoding chromobox protein homolog 8 isoform X1 — MELSAVGERVFAAESLLKRRIRKGRMEYLVKWKGWSQKYSTWEPEENILDARLVAAFEDRVFISYHRERERELYGPKKRGPKPKTFLLKAQAKANAKTYEFRSESARGLRVPYPVHPSQDMQSKSREGLRSVPSSSQESSETTQVTLFKERLGSSDIREHYPLKIKKKRSHHAKLLHKANVQTLRMPPANHTSQTEQINNSAKAEDSGPLEYHSTHGVIQIARRQNSSDLGSSSKIEHCFISKEHGLGKSSTDTSLHRTKNKGDLFKDAVIPRTKINSECQEQVSNFYSEALIKRGRKPSLIARIPVARIFGEPEEEPWRPRVDNLEKVVVTDVTSNFLTVTIKESNTDQGFFKDKR; from the exons GGTCGAATGGAATATTTGGTGAAGTGGAAAGGCTGGTCTCAGAA aTACAGCACATGGGAACCTGAGGAAAACATCTTGGATGCTAGATTAGTTGCAGCTTTTGAGGACAG GGTATTTATCTCTTACcacagagagcgagaaagagaattGTATGGGCCAAAAAAAAGAGGTCCCAAGCCGAAGACTTTCCTTCTTAAG GCACAGGCCAAAGCCAATGCGAAGACGTATGAATTCCGCAGTGAGTCTGCGCGAGGTTTACGCGTTCCATATCCAGTTCATCCTTCTCAAGACATGCAGTCTAAGTCCAGAGAAGGTTTGAGAAGTGTTCCTTCCTCTTCCCAGGAGAGTAGTGAAACTACTCAAGTTACCCTCTTTAAAGAAAGGTTGGGAAGTTCAGATATCCGAGAACATTATCCTTTaaagattaaaaagaaaagaagtcatcATGCGAAACTCCTTCACAAGGCCAATGTTCAGACCTTGAGAATGCCACCTGCCAATCACACAAGTCAGACTGAGCAAATAAATAACTCTGCCAAAGCAGAGGATTCTGGACCACTAGAGTATCATTCCACACATGGTGTCATACAGATTGCGAGGCGTCAAAACTCCTCCGATTTGGGATCTTCAAGTAAGATTGAACATTGCTTCATATCTAAAGAACATGGTCTCGGAAAGTCAAGTACCGACACCTCTTTACATAGGACAAAGAACAAGGGTGACCTCTTCAAAGATGCTGTCATCCCTAGAACTAAGATCAACTCTGAATGCCAGGAACAGGTGTCTAACTTCTACAGTGAAGCACTAATAAAACGTGGGAGGAAGCCTTCTCTTATTGCCCGGATTCCTGTAGCCAGGATTTTTGGAGAGCCGGAAGAAGAACCATGGAGGCCTCGAGTAGACAACTTGGAGAAAGTAGTAGTGACAGATGTGACTTCTAATTTTCTGACTGTGACTATAAAAGAAAGCAACACAGACCAAGGCTTTTTTAAGGATAAACGATAA